One window of Camelina sativa cultivar DH55 chromosome 4, Cs, whole genome shotgun sequence genomic DNA carries:
- the LOC104780335 gene encoding serine/threonine-protein kinase SRPK isoform X1, with amino-acid sequence MAAEDKNGGRVGDESEYSSEDEGTEDYRKGGYHAVRVGDTFKNGVYVIQSKLGWGHFSTVWLAWDTHGSRYVALKVQKSAQHYTEAAMDEIKILKQIAESDPGDKKCVVKLLDHFKHSGPNGKHVCMVFEYLGDNLLSVIKYSDYRGVPLHKVKELCFHILVGLDYLHRELSIIHTDLKPENVLLLSTIDPSRDARRSGVPLVQPSTKEKVVSESAAKRETKSYTYDGDLTKNQKKKIRKKAKKVVVQGCGGEEASEEHERISNSEARTNGNSTEERSEGSSTRLMEDEEAREKANKKNSQGNRRGSRSTRHKLLSDIECKCKLVDFGNACWTYKQFTSDIQTRQYRCPEVVLGSKYSTSADMWSFACICLELATGDVLFDPHSGENYDRDEDHLALMMELLGMMPRKIALGGRYSRDYFNRLGELRHIRRLRFWPISKVLKEKYDFSEQDAKAMADFLIPILEFVPEKRPTAAQCLTHPWFSPGPRLLEPAMKPQAPKGEEEEAVTENREKEKDEREAMEAGVGNIAIDGSEQKGTTREGRQCGRDIRTLK; translated from the exons ATGGCGGCGGAGGATAAAAACGGCGGACGTGTGGGTGACGAGAGTGAGTACTCGTCGGAGGACGAAGGAACGGAGGATTACAGGAAAGGAGGGTACCATGCGGTGAGAGTTGGTGATACTTTTAAGAATGGAGTTTATGTGATTCAGAGTAAGCTTGGTTGGGGTCATTTCTCTACTGTTTGGCTTGCTTGGGACACTCATGGTTCG CGTTATGTAGCTTTGAAAGTCCAGAAGAGCGCTCAGCACTACACAGAGGCAGCCATGGATGAGATCAAGATCTTGAAACAGATTGCTGAAAGTGACCCTGGTGATAAGAAATGTGTTGTAAAGCTACTGGATCATTTCAAGCATTCGGGTCCTAATGGGAAACATGTTTGTATGGTCTTTGAGTACTTGGGAGATAACTTGTTGTCCGTTATCAAGTACAGTGATTACCGAGGGGTCCCTCTCCACAAGGTTAAAGAGCtctgttttcatattttggttgggttGGATTACCTTCACCGTGAGCTCTCTATAATTCATACTGATTTAAAGCCGGAGAATGTTTTACTGTTGTCCACTATTGATCCATCAAGAGATGCTAGGAGATCAGGTGTTCCACTTGTTCAGCCATCCACCAAGGAAAAAGTTGTTTCTGAGTCAGCTGCTAAACGTGAAACTAAGAGTTATACATACGATGGCGATTTGACAAAGAATCAGAAAAAGAAGATCCGTAAGAAGGCTAAGAAGGTGGTAGTTCAGGGTTGTGGTGGAGAGGAAGCTTCAGAAGAACATGAAAGAATTTCTAACTCAGAAGCAAGAACAAATGGCAATTCCACAGAGGAGAGGTCAGAAGGAAGTTCCACAAGATtaatggaagatgaagaagccaGAGAGAAGGCTAACAAAAAGAATAGTCAGGGTAATAGGAGAGGAAGCCGATCCACGAGGCATAAATTACTGAGTGATATAGAGTGCAAATGCAAATTAGTAGATTTTGGGAATGCTTGTTGGACGTATAAACAGTTCACAAGCGATATTCAGACAAGACAGTACCGATGTCCAGAGGTTGTTCTTGGATCAAAATACTCAACCTCAGCAGATATGTGGTCCTTTGCTTGTATTTGTTTGGAGCTGGCCACTGGAGATGTCCTATTTGATCCTCACAGTGGTGAAAACTATGACCGGGATGAG GATCACCTGGCATTGATGATGGAGCTTCTCGGGATGATGCCACGAAAG ATTGCATTAGGCGGTCGATACTCGCGGGATTACTTCAACCGACTAGGTGAACTAAGGCACATCCGGCGGTTGCGGTTTTGGCCAATCAGCAAAGTCTTAAAGGAGAAGTATGATTTCAGCGAGCAGGACGCAAAAGCCATGGCAGATTTCTTAATCCCGATTCTTGAATTTGTGCCTGAGAAGAGACCGACAGCCGCCCAATGCCTAACACACCCATGGTTCAGTCCAGGCCCAAGATTACTGGAACCGGCAATGAAACCGCAAGCaccaaaaggagaagaagaagaagcagtaactgagaacagagaaaaggaaaaggacgAAAGGGAAGCTATGGAGGCTGGTGTAGGTAATATCGCCATTGATGGCTCTGAACAGAAGGGGACAACAAGAGAAGGACGTCAATGTGGTCGGGATATTCGCACATTAAAATGA
- the LOC104780335 gene encoding serine/threonine-protein kinase SRPK isoform X2, with translation MDEIKILKQIAESDPGDKKCVVKLLDHFKHSGPNGKHVCMVFEYLGDNLLSVIKYSDYRGVPLHKVKELCFHILVGLDYLHRELSIIHTDLKPENVLLLSTIDPSRDARRSGVPLVQPSTKEKVVSESAAKRETKSYTYDGDLTKNQKKKIRKKAKKVVVQGCGGEEASEEHERISNSEARTNGNSTEERSEGSSTRLMEDEEAREKANKKNSQGNRRGSRSTRHKLLSDIECKCKLVDFGNACWTYKQFTSDIQTRQYRCPEVVLGSKYSTSADMWSFACICLELATGDVLFDPHSGENYDRDEDHLALMMELLGMMPRKIALGGRYSRDYFNRLGELRHIRRLRFWPISKVLKEKYDFSEQDAKAMADFLIPILEFVPEKRPTAAQCLTHPWFSPGPRLLEPAMKPQAPKGEEEEAVTENREKEKDEREAMEAGVGNIAIDGSEQKGTTREGRQCGRDIRTLK, from the exons ATGGATGAGATCAAGATCTTGAAACAGATTGCTGAAAGTGACCCTGGTGATAAGAAATGTGTTGTAAAGCTACTGGATCATTTCAAGCATTCGGGTCCTAATGGGAAACATGTTTGTATGGTCTTTGAGTACTTGGGAGATAACTTGTTGTCCGTTATCAAGTACAGTGATTACCGAGGGGTCCCTCTCCACAAGGTTAAAGAGCtctgttttcatattttggttgggttGGATTACCTTCACCGTGAGCTCTCTATAATTCATACTGATTTAAAGCCGGAGAATGTTTTACTGTTGTCCACTATTGATCCATCAAGAGATGCTAGGAGATCAGGTGTTCCACTTGTTCAGCCATCCACCAAGGAAAAAGTTGTTTCTGAGTCAGCTGCTAAACGTGAAACTAAGAGTTATACATACGATGGCGATTTGACAAAGAATCAGAAAAAGAAGATCCGTAAGAAGGCTAAGAAGGTGGTAGTTCAGGGTTGTGGTGGAGAGGAAGCTTCAGAAGAACATGAAAGAATTTCTAACTCAGAAGCAAGAACAAATGGCAATTCCACAGAGGAGAGGTCAGAAGGAAGTTCCACAAGATtaatggaagatgaagaagccaGAGAGAAGGCTAACAAAAAGAATAGTCAGGGTAATAGGAGAGGAAGCCGATCCACGAGGCATAAATTACTGAGTGATATAGAGTGCAAATGCAAATTAGTAGATTTTGGGAATGCTTGTTGGACGTATAAACAGTTCACAAGCGATATTCAGACAAGACAGTACCGATGTCCAGAGGTTGTTCTTGGATCAAAATACTCAACCTCAGCAGATATGTGGTCCTTTGCTTGTATTTGTTTGGAGCTGGCCACTGGAGATGTCCTATTTGATCCTCACAGTGGTGAAAACTATGACCGGGATGAG GATCACCTGGCATTGATGATGGAGCTTCTCGGGATGATGCCACGAAAG ATTGCATTAGGCGGTCGATACTCGCGGGATTACTTCAACCGACTAGGTGAACTAAGGCACATCCGGCGGTTGCGGTTTTGGCCAATCAGCAAAGTCTTAAAGGAGAAGTATGATTTCAGCGAGCAGGACGCAAAAGCCATGGCAGATTTCTTAATCCCGATTCTTGAATTTGTGCCTGAGAAGAGACCGACAGCCGCCCAATGCCTAACACACCCATGGTTCAGTCCAGGCCCAAGATTACTGGAACCGGCAATGAAACCGCAAGCaccaaaaggagaagaagaagaagcagtaactgagaacagagaaaaggaaaaggacgAAAGGGAAGCTATGGAGGCTGGTGTAGGTAATATCGCCATTGATGGCTCTGAACAGAAGGGGACAACAAGAGAAGGACGTCAATGTGGTCGGGATATTCGCACATTAAAATGA